The Cucumis melo cultivar AY chromosome 6, USDA_Cmelo_AY_1.0, whole genome shotgun sequence genome includes a region encoding these proteins:
- the LOC103483951 gene encoding uncharacterized protein LOC103483951 isoform X3 yields MKTKSKESEDEVFSDAVAEFSESVGPNKSMGDALYSSAAKMVVEDEISSSRTLKDKELHVGHSVIAETTINQSGCEQEKKVNQEFVNIEAESKTPLSSSSTENQKDESSVVAETYVDPLGNEQETKVNRELVDLETSSASTENQNVENSVIVEPEQETKINQEYGNLETNFRNGNSVIPSTDHINPTTTTGDLYPNDPETIITALRQPQCSLPSPDRICDDEDLDSCNNSTEVAAASEKIDKPSPKMEETIGISAEPLAHDGTFQSVVDNDMFIHSEIPQSVLPAVNPQSVVVSNVKPIDLTQVTYDARKELEACRSNNLLETDIIKGENDNVHLPSVSTDLNTLDRPDALVEDSENHKEVKLTNCVVQDPHEGVSDLEDNSKDPIPKGSYFTLQADPFDPTSEVASFDTKIMESRQKQEDMVKNVSVDVKGDCPSHSGQEAAEIPIQEMNSAQIKNVPSENEEHNKSQILSDVAIGIDSIPSVSLSSEVESVAPSKNSLDNLSENVSEVLFGEVWRGEVLLPDDENKEGACGKDFDTVQIHLPVDAHERKDNFVNEKDKFDNLNIAGVEDKKDPPEEKISMGTDSTPQPATNKENKCIAVAEEIAEESPRKISLIESIGSRKFDTSLASDTQESVKENDCSSSVHVVCPSEVNADDGHYHIGDSSSVRDSSDVHANREGNLVSVSNEAVTGRSDTFQDGSVTQLAGDGVAFETRKDGGVKTDMKPQLTSSLLDPSVDAISQTDSLEGNWGSVSVLSTQSDLLAVVDGEVTPQARAGAEETDLRKADAAPERQHSDRSDLFEPPSFMTLVEPNGGGIPNSATTEIQTARNREQPNPTSLQAGWFPSYTHVANDSPGRKKNEAIIAKVTNWSAGKPHTALKNLLDDAALENKQKSSPTPKDNLASMIQKDEKPSKKVDSITQPKSPTSQLINREFANEWNSPARYPSDIRRERRKGRPYWAQFVCCSSVH; encoded by the exons ATGAAAACAAAATCAAAGGAATCTGAAGATGAAGTGTTTTCAGATGCTGTTGCAGAGTTTTCAGAGAGCGTAGGACCAAACAAATCCATGGGAGATGCTTTGTATTCAAGCGCAGCCAAGATGGTGGTGGAGGATGAAATCAGTAGCTCCCGAACTTTGAAAGACAAAGAACTTCATG TGGGTCATTCAGTTATTGCAGAAACTACCATCAATCAGTCAGGATGTGAGCaggaaaaaaaagttaatcAAGAATTTGTGAATATTGAGGCTGAGTCTAAAACTCCATTGTCAAGTTCTTCAACTGAAAACCAAAAAGATGAAAGTTCAGTTGTTGCGGAAACTTACGTCGATCCGTTGGGAAATGAGCAGGAAACCAAAGTTAATAGAGAACTTGTGGATCTTGAGACATCAAGCGCTTCAACAGAAAACCAGAATGTGGAAAATTCAGTTATAGTAGAACCAGAGCAGGAAACCAAAATTAATCAAGAATATGGGAATCTTGAGACTAATTTTAGAAATGGGAATTCGGTGATTCCATCCACTGATCATATAAATCCAACTACTACTACAGGCGACTTGTACCCAAATGATCCCGAAACCATAATAACTGCTCTGCGACAACCTCAATGTTCCTTGCCATCTCCTGATAGAATATGTGATGATGAGGACTTAGACTCATGTAATAACTCAACAGAAGTTGCAGCAGCATCTGAAAAAATTGATAAGCCATCACcgaaaatggaagaaactatTGGGATATCTGCTGAGCCGTTGGCACATGATGGAACTTTTCAATCAGTGGTAGACAATGACATGTTCATCCATTCTGAAATCCCCCAAAGTGTTCTTCCAGCAGTTAATCCTCAAAGTGTGGTTGTTTCAAATGTTAAACCCATTGACTTGACTCAAGTGACCTATGATGCTCGAAAAGAACTAGAGGCTTGCAGATCTAACAACTTACTAGAGACTGATATAATAAAAGGAGAGAATGACAATGTCCATCTACCTTCTGTGTCAACTGACTTAAACACTTTAGACCGTCCTGATGCTTTGGTTGAAGATTCTGAGAACCATAAGGAAGTTAAATTAACCAATTGTGTTGTACAGGACCCTCATGAAGGAGTAAGTGATTTAGAAGACAATTCTAAGGATCCCATTCCCAAAGGGAGTTATTTTACTTTGCAGGCAGATCCATTTGATCCAACATCTGAAGTAGCTTCTTTTGACACGAAAATTATGGAAAGTAGGCAAAAACAGGAAGACATGGTCAAGAATGTGTCAGTTGATGTGAAAGGTGATTGTCCTAGTCATAGTGGCCAGGAAGCAGCAGAAATTCCCATTCAAGAAATGAATTCAGCTCAGATTAAAAATGTACCGAGTGAAAATGAAGAGCACAATAAGAGTCAAATCTTAAGTGATGTTGCAATTGGGATAGATAGTATTCCATCAGTCTCCCTTTCTTCAGAAGTTGAATCAGTGGCCCCTTCCAAGAATTCTCTTGATAATCTTTCTGAAAATGTATCAGAAGTCTTGTTCGGTGAAGTTTGGAGAGGAGAGGTTCTTCTACCGGATGATGAGAACAAGGAAGGAGCATGCGGAAAAGATTTTGACACAGTTCAAATTCATCTTCCAGTTGATGCTCATGAGAGAAAAGATAACTTTGTTAATGAAAAGGATAAATTTGACAATTTGAATATAGCTGGAGTTGAAGACAAAAAAGACCCTCCAGAGGAAAAGATTTCAATGGGGACTGATTCCACACCTCAACCTGCCACTAACAAGGAGAATAAATGCATTGCTGTTGCTGAAGAGATAGCAGAAGAATCTCCTCGGAAAATTTCTCTGATTGAAAGCATTGGTTCAAGAAAATTTGACACTAGTTTAGCTTCAGATACTCAGGAAAGTGTAAAGGAAAATGATTGCAGTAGTTCTGTTCATGTGGTATGCCCTAGTGAAGTGAATGCTGACGATGGGCATTATCATATTGGAGACTCCAGCTCAGTTCGAGATTCTTCTGACGTCCATGCCAACAGAGAGGGAAATCTGGTTTCTGTCAGTAATGAAGCTGTCACTGGTAGATCGGACACTTTTCAGGATGGAAGTGTGACACAGCTGGCTGGAGATGGAGTTGCTTTTGAAACTAGGAAAGATGGTGGTGTGAAAACTGACATGAAACCACAGCTTACGTCATCCCTTCTTGATCCTTCAGTCGATGCGATCAGTCAAACTGACAGTCTTGAAGGCAACTGGGGGTCTGTGTCAG TGCTCTCAACTCAGTCAGATTTACTAGCTGTTGTTGATGGCGAAGTAACACCGCAAGCCCGAGCTGGAGCAGAGGAAACTGATTTGAGGAAGGCGGATGCTGCACCTGAGAGACAACATTCCGACAGATCTGATTTGTTCGAGCCGCCATCTTTTATGACATTGGTTGAACCCAATGGTGGTGGGATCCCAAATTCAGCCACTACCGAGATCCAGACTGCACGAAACCGAGAGCAGCCAAATCCTACATCCCTACAAGCTGGCTGGTTTCCATCTTATACTCATGTTGCAAACGACTCGCCtggaagaaagaagaatgaAGCAATCATCGCCAAGGTGACAAACTGGAGTGCAGGAAAGCCACACACTGCTCTCAAGAACCTTTTGGATGATGCTGCGCTCGAAAACAAGCAGAAATCATCACCAACCCCAAAAGATAATTTGGCTTCTATGATTCAGAAAGATGAAAAACCATCAAAAAAGGTCGACTCCATTACGCAGCCGAAATCGCCTACCTCACAGTTAATAAACAGGGAGTTCGCAAATGAGTGGAACTCTCCTGCAAGATATCCATCAGACATAAGGAGAGAAAGGAGAAAAGGTAGGCCATATTGGGCACAATTTGTATGCTGTTCTTCAGTGCATTAG
- the LOC103483951 gene encoding uncharacterized protein LOC103483951 isoform X1: MEHRDQRQENHGVHVCNKCGWPFPNPHPSAKHRRAHKRVCGTIEGFKLVESEANALLTVVSDDDVDHKISSPKALGGRCGDDSVDGMKTKSKESEDEVFSDAVAEFSESVGPNKSMGDALYSSAAKMVVEDEISSSRTLKDKELHVGHSVIAETTINQSGCEQEKKVNQEFVNIEAESKTPLSSSSTENQKDESSVVAETYVDPLGNEQETKVNRELVDLETSSASTENQNVENSVIVEPEQETKINQEYGNLETNFRNGNSVIPSTDHINPTTTTGDLYPNDPETIITALRQPQCSLPSPDRICDDEDLDSCNNSTEVAAASEKIDKPSPKMEETIGISAEPLAHDGTFQSVVDNDMFIHSEIPQSVLPAVNPQSVVVSNVKPIDLTQVTYDARKELEACRSNNLLETDIIKGENDNVHLPSVSTDLNTLDRPDALVEDSENHKEVKLTNCVVQDPHEGVSDLEDNSKDPIPKGSYFTLQADPFDPTSEVASFDTKIMESRQKQEDMVKNVSVDVKGDCPSHSGQEAAEIPIQEMNSAQIKNVPSENEEHNKSQILSDVAIGIDSIPSVSLSSEVESVAPSKNSLDNLSENVSEVLFGEVWRGEVLLPDDENKEGACGKDFDTVQIHLPVDAHERKDNFVNEKDKFDNLNIAGVEDKKDPPEEKISMGTDSTPQPATNKENKCIAVAEEIAEESPRKISLIESIGSRKFDTSLASDTQESVKENDCSSSVHVVCPSEVNADDGHYHIGDSSSVRDSSDVHANREGNLVSVSNEAVTGRSDTFQDGSVTQLAGDGVAFETRKDGGVKTDMKPQLTSSLLDPSVDAISQTDSLEGNWGSVSVLSTQSDLLAVVDGEVTPQARAGAEETDLRKADAAPERQHSDRSDLFEPPSFMTLVEPNGGGIPNSATTEIQTARNREQPNPTSLQAGWFPSYTHVANDSPGRKKNEAIIAKVTNWSAGKPHTALKNLLDDAALENKQKSSPTPKDNLASMIQKDEKPSKKVDSITQPKSPTSQLINREFANEWNSPARYPSDIRRERRKGRPYWAQFVCCSSVH, translated from the exons ATGGAGCATCGAGATCAGA GGCAAGAGAACCATGGAGTTCATGTTTGCAACAAATGTGGATGGCCCTTCCCAAACCCTCATCCAAGTGCCAAACATAGGCGTGCACATAAGAGGGTTTGTGGAACAATTGAAGGTTTCAAGTTGGTTGAGTCTGAGGCTAATGCCCTTTTGACTGTTGTTTCAGATGATGATGTTGATCACAAAATCTCCA GTCCAAAAGCCTTGGGAGGGAGATGCGGTGACGACAGTGTTGATGGCATGAAAACAAAATCAAAGGAATCTGAAGATGAAGTGTTTTCAGATGCTGTTGCAGAGTTTTCAGAGAGCGTAGGACCAAACAAATCCATGGGAGATGCTTTGTATTCAAGCGCAGCCAAGATGGTGGTGGAGGATGAAATCAGTAGCTCCCGAACTTTGAAAGACAAAGAACTTCATG TGGGTCATTCAGTTATTGCAGAAACTACCATCAATCAGTCAGGATGTGAGCaggaaaaaaaagttaatcAAGAATTTGTGAATATTGAGGCTGAGTCTAAAACTCCATTGTCAAGTTCTTCAACTGAAAACCAAAAAGATGAAAGTTCAGTTGTTGCGGAAACTTACGTCGATCCGTTGGGAAATGAGCAGGAAACCAAAGTTAATAGAGAACTTGTGGATCTTGAGACATCAAGCGCTTCAACAGAAAACCAGAATGTGGAAAATTCAGTTATAGTAGAACCAGAGCAGGAAACCAAAATTAATCAAGAATATGGGAATCTTGAGACTAATTTTAGAAATGGGAATTCGGTGATTCCATCCACTGATCATATAAATCCAACTACTACTACAGGCGACTTGTACCCAAATGATCCCGAAACCATAATAACTGCTCTGCGACAACCTCAATGTTCCTTGCCATCTCCTGATAGAATATGTGATGATGAGGACTTAGACTCATGTAATAACTCAACAGAAGTTGCAGCAGCATCTGAAAAAATTGATAAGCCATCACcgaaaatggaagaaactatTGGGATATCTGCTGAGCCGTTGGCACATGATGGAACTTTTCAATCAGTGGTAGACAATGACATGTTCATCCATTCTGAAATCCCCCAAAGTGTTCTTCCAGCAGTTAATCCTCAAAGTGTGGTTGTTTCAAATGTTAAACCCATTGACTTGACTCAAGTGACCTATGATGCTCGAAAAGAACTAGAGGCTTGCAGATCTAACAACTTACTAGAGACTGATATAATAAAAGGAGAGAATGACAATGTCCATCTACCTTCTGTGTCAACTGACTTAAACACTTTAGACCGTCCTGATGCTTTGGTTGAAGATTCTGAGAACCATAAGGAAGTTAAATTAACCAATTGTGTTGTACAGGACCCTCATGAAGGAGTAAGTGATTTAGAAGACAATTCTAAGGATCCCATTCCCAAAGGGAGTTATTTTACTTTGCAGGCAGATCCATTTGATCCAACATCTGAAGTAGCTTCTTTTGACACGAAAATTATGGAAAGTAGGCAAAAACAGGAAGACATGGTCAAGAATGTGTCAGTTGATGTGAAAGGTGATTGTCCTAGTCATAGTGGCCAGGAAGCAGCAGAAATTCCCATTCAAGAAATGAATTCAGCTCAGATTAAAAATGTACCGAGTGAAAATGAAGAGCACAATAAGAGTCAAATCTTAAGTGATGTTGCAATTGGGATAGATAGTATTCCATCAGTCTCCCTTTCTTCAGAAGTTGAATCAGTGGCCCCTTCCAAGAATTCTCTTGATAATCTTTCTGAAAATGTATCAGAAGTCTTGTTCGGTGAAGTTTGGAGAGGAGAGGTTCTTCTACCGGATGATGAGAACAAGGAAGGAGCATGCGGAAAAGATTTTGACACAGTTCAAATTCATCTTCCAGTTGATGCTCATGAGAGAAAAGATAACTTTGTTAATGAAAAGGATAAATTTGACAATTTGAATATAGCTGGAGTTGAAGACAAAAAAGACCCTCCAGAGGAAAAGATTTCAATGGGGACTGATTCCACACCTCAACCTGCCACTAACAAGGAGAATAAATGCATTGCTGTTGCTGAAGAGATAGCAGAAGAATCTCCTCGGAAAATTTCTCTGATTGAAAGCATTGGTTCAAGAAAATTTGACACTAGTTTAGCTTCAGATACTCAGGAAAGTGTAAAGGAAAATGATTGCAGTAGTTCTGTTCATGTGGTATGCCCTAGTGAAGTGAATGCTGACGATGGGCATTATCATATTGGAGACTCCAGCTCAGTTCGAGATTCTTCTGACGTCCATGCCAACAGAGAGGGAAATCTGGTTTCTGTCAGTAATGAAGCTGTCACTGGTAGATCGGACACTTTTCAGGATGGAAGTGTGACACAGCTGGCTGGAGATGGAGTTGCTTTTGAAACTAGGAAAGATGGTGGTGTGAAAACTGACATGAAACCACAGCTTACGTCATCCCTTCTTGATCCTTCAGTCGATGCGATCAGTCAAACTGACAGTCTTGAAGGCAACTGGGGGTCTGTGTCAG TGCTCTCAACTCAGTCAGATTTACTAGCTGTTGTTGATGGCGAAGTAACACCGCAAGCCCGAGCTGGAGCAGAGGAAACTGATTTGAGGAAGGCGGATGCTGCACCTGAGAGACAACATTCCGACAGATCTGATTTGTTCGAGCCGCCATCTTTTATGACATTGGTTGAACCCAATGGTGGTGGGATCCCAAATTCAGCCACTACCGAGATCCAGACTGCACGAAACCGAGAGCAGCCAAATCCTACATCCCTACAAGCTGGCTGGTTTCCATCTTATACTCATGTTGCAAACGACTCGCCtggaagaaagaagaatgaAGCAATCATCGCCAAGGTGACAAACTGGAGTGCAGGAAAGCCACACACTGCTCTCAAGAACCTTTTGGATGATGCTGCGCTCGAAAACAAGCAGAAATCATCACCAACCCCAAAAGATAATTTGGCTTCTATGATTCAGAAAGATGAAAAACCATCAAAAAAGGTCGACTCCATTACGCAGCCGAAATCGCCTACCTCACAGTTAATAAACAGGGAGTTCGCAAATGAGTGGAACTCTCCTGCAAGATATCCATCAGACATAAGGAGAGAAAGGAGAAAAGGTAGGCCATATTGGGCACAATTTGTATGCTGTTCTTCAGTGCATTAG
- the LOC103483951 gene encoding uncharacterized protein LOC103483951 isoform X2, giving the protein MEHRDQRQENHGVHVCNKCGWPFPNPHPSAKHRRAHKRVCGTIEGFKLVESEANALLTVVSDDDVDHKISSPKALGGRCGDDSVDGMKTKSKESEDEVFSDAVAEFSESVGPNKSMGDALYSSAAKMVVEDEISSSRTLKDKELHVIAETTINQSGCEQEKKVNQEFVNIEAESKTPLSSSSTENQKDESSVVAETYVDPLGNEQETKVNRELVDLETSSASTENQNVENSVIVEPEQETKINQEYGNLETNFRNGNSVIPSTDHINPTTTTGDLYPNDPETIITALRQPQCSLPSPDRICDDEDLDSCNNSTEVAAASEKIDKPSPKMEETIGISAEPLAHDGTFQSVVDNDMFIHSEIPQSVLPAVNPQSVVVSNVKPIDLTQVTYDARKELEACRSNNLLETDIIKGENDNVHLPSVSTDLNTLDRPDALVEDSENHKEVKLTNCVVQDPHEGVSDLEDNSKDPIPKGSYFTLQADPFDPTSEVASFDTKIMESRQKQEDMVKNVSVDVKGDCPSHSGQEAAEIPIQEMNSAQIKNVPSENEEHNKSQILSDVAIGIDSIPSVSLSSEVESVAPSKNSLDNLSENVSEVLFGEVWRGEVLLPDDENKEGACGKDFDTVQIHLPVDAHERKDNFVNEKDKFDNLNIAGVEDKKDPPEEKISMGTDSTPQPATNKENKCIAVAEEIAEESPRKISLIESIGSRKFDTSLASDTQESVKENDCSSSVHVVCPSEVNADDGHYHIGDSSSVRDSSDVHANREGNLVSVSNEAVTGRSDTFQDGSVTQLAGDGVAFETRKDGGVKTDMKPQLTSSLLDPSVDAISQTDSLEGNWGSVSVLSTQSDLLAVVDGEVTPQARAGAEETDLRKADAAPERQHSDRSDLFEPPSFMTLVEPNGGGIPNSATTEIQTARNREQPNPTSLQAGWFPSYTHVANDSPGRKKNEAIIAKVTNWSAGKPHTALKNLLDDAALENKQKSSPTPKDNLASMIQKDEKPSKKVDSITQPKSPTSQLINREFANEWNSPARYPSDIRRERRKGRPYWAQFVCCSSVH; this is encoded by the exons ATGGAGCATCGAGATCAGA GGCAAGAGAACCATGGAGTTCATGTTTGCAACAAATGTGGATGGCCCTTCCCAAACCCTCATCCAAGTGCCAAACATAGGCGTGCACATAAGAGGGTTTGTGGAACAATTGAAGGTTTCAAGTTGGTTGAGTCTGAGGCTAATGCCCTTTTGACTGTTGTTTCAGATGATGATGTTGATCACAAAATCTCCA GTCCAAAAGCCTTGGGAGGGAGATGCGGTGACGACAGTGTTGATGGCATGAAAACAAAATCAAAGGAATCTGAAGATGAAGTGTTTTCAGATGCTGTTGCAGAGTTTTCAGAGAGCGTAGGACCAAACAAATCCATGGGAGATGCTTTGTATTCAAGCGCAGCCAAGATGGTGGTGGAGGATGAAATCAGTAGCTCCCGAACTTTGAAAGACAAAGAACTTCATG TTATTGCAGAAACTACCATCAATCAGTCAGGATGTGAGCaggaaaaaaaagttaatcAAGAATTTGTGAATATTGAGGCTGAGTCTAAAACTCCATTGTCAAGTTCTTCAACTGAAAACCAAAAAGATGAAAGTTCAGTTGTTGCGGAAACTTACGTCGATCCGTTGGGAAATGAGCAGGAAACCAAAGTTAATAGAGAACTTGTGGATCTTGAGACATCAAGCGCTTCAACAGAAAACCAGAATGTGGAAAATTCAGTTATAGTAGAACCAGAGCAGGAAACCAAAATTAATCAAGAATATGGGAATCTTGAGACTAATTTTAGAAATGGGAATTCGGTGATTCCATCCACTGATCATATAAATCCAACTACTACTACAGGCGACTTGTACCCAAATGATCCCGAAACCATAATAACTGCTCTGCGACAACCTCAATGTTCCTTGCCATCTCCTGATAGAATATGTGATGATGAGGACTTAGACTCATGTAATAACTCAACAGAAGTTGCAGCAGCATCTGAAAAAATTGATAAGCCATCACcgaaaatggaagaaactatTGGGATATCTGCTGAGCCGTTGGCACATGATGGAACTTTTCAATCAGTGGTAGACAATGACATGTTCATCCATTCTGAAATCCCCCAAAGTGTTCTTCCAGCAGTTAATCCTCAAAGTGTGGTTGTTTCAAATGTTAAACCCATTGACTTGACTCAAGTGACCTATGATGCTCGAAAAGAACTAGAGGCTTGCAGATCTAACAACTTACTAGAGACTGATATAATAAAAGGAGAGAATGACAATGTCCATCTACCTTCTGTGTCAACTGACTTAAACACTTTAGACCGTCCTGATGCTTTGGTTGAAGATTCTGAGAACCATAAGGAAGTTAAATTAACCAATTGTGTTGTACAGGACCCTCATGAAGGAGTAAGTGATTTAGAAGACAATTCTAAGGATCCCATTCCCAAAGGGAGTTATTTTACTTTGCAGGCAGATCCATTTGATCCAACATCTGAAGTAGCTTCTTTTGACACGAAAATTATGGAAAGTAGGCAAAAACAGGAAGACATGGTCAAGAATGTGTCAGTTGATGTGAAAGGTGATTGTCCTAGTCATAGTGGCCAGGAAGCAGCAGAAATTCCCATTCAAGAAATGAATTCAGCTCAGATTAAAAATGTACCGAGTGAAAATGAAGAGCACAATAAGAGTCAAATCTTAAGTGATGTTGCAATTGGGATAGATAGTATTCCATCAGTCTCCCTTTCTTCAGAAGTTGAATCAGTGGCCCCTTCCAAGAATTCTCTTGATAATCTTTCTGAAAATGTATCAGAAGTCTTGTTCGGTGAAGTTTGGAGAGGAGAGGTTCTTCTACCGGATGATGAGAACAAGGAAGGAGCATGCGGAAAAGATTTTGACACAGTTCAAATTCATCTTCCAGTTGATGCTCATGAGAGAAAAGATAACTTTGTTAATGAAAAGGATAAATTTGACAATTTGAATATAGCTGGAGTTGAAGACAAAAAAGACCCTCCAGAGGAAAAGATTTCAATGGGGACTGATTCCACACCTCAACCTGCCACTAACAAGGAGAATAAATGCATTGCTGTTGCTGAAGAGATAGCAGAAGAATCTCCTCGGAAAATTTCTCTGATTGAAAGCATTGGTTCAAGAAAATTTGACACTAGTTTAGCTTCAGATACTCAGGAAAGTGTAAAGGAAAATGATTGCAGTAGTTCTGTTCATGTGGTATGCCCTAGTGAAGTGAATGCTGACGATGGGCATTATCATATTGGAGACTCCAGCTCAGTTCGAGATTCTTCTGACGTCCATGCCAACAGAGAGGGAAATCTGGTTTCTGTCAGTAATGAAGCTGTCACTGGTAGATCGGACACTTTTCAGGATGGAAGTGTGACACAGCTGGCTGGAGATGGAGTTGCTTTTGAAACTAGGAAAGATGGTGGTGTGAAAACTGACATGAAACCACAGCTTACGTCATCCCTTCTTGATCCTTCAGTCGATGCGATCAGTCAAACTGACAGTCTTGAAGGCAACTGGGGGTCTGTGTCAG TGCTCTCAACTCAGTCAGATTTACTAGCTGTTGTTGATGGCGAAGTAACACCGCAAGCCCGAGCTGGAGCAGAGGAAACTGATTTGAGGAAGGCGGATGCTGCACCTGAGAGACAACATTCCGACAGATCTGATTTGTTCGAGCCGCCATCTTTTATGACATTGGTTGAACCCAATGGTGGTGGGATCCCAAATTCAGCCACTACCGAGATCCAGACTGCACGAAACCGAGAGCAGCCAAATCCTACATCCCTACAAGCTGGCTGGTTTCCATCTTATACTCATGTTGCAAACGACTCGCCtggaagaaagaagaatgaAGCAATCATCGCCAAGGTGACAAACTGGAGTGCAGGAAAGCCACACACTGCTCTCAAGAACCTTTTGGATGATGCTGCGCTCGAAAACAAGCAGAAATCATCACCAACCCCAAAAGATAATTTGGCTTCTATGATTCAGAAAGATGAAAAACCATCAAAAAAGGTCGACTCCATTACGCAGCCGAAATCGCCTACCTCACAGTTAATAAACAGGGAGTTCGCAAATGAGTGGAACTCTCCTGCAAGATATCCATCAGACATAAGGAGAGAAAGGAGAAAAGGTAGGCCATATTGGGCACAATTTGTATGCTGTTCTTCAGTGCATTAG